One Euphorbia lathyris chromosome 1, ddEupLath1.1, whole genome shotgun sequence DNA segment encodes these proteins:
- the LOC136222638 gene encoding protein FAR1-RELATED SEQUENCE 4 — translation MDPNVITGSTILEPRVNLEFESHETAYSFYKEYAKSVGFGTAKLSSRRSRATKEFIDAKFSCIRYGNKQQSDDAINPRPSPKIGCKASMHVKRRPNGKWYIYSFVKEHNHELLPAQAHFFRSHRDVDPLNSDARIRRRKHLTAVSKLFGAYHNVDCLDGFMRNQHDKGRSLILELSDAQTLLELFIHMQEENPKFFYAVDMNEDHKLRNLFWVDAKGIEDYNNFHDVVCFDTTYFTNKYKIPLVLFIGVNHHIQPTLLGCGLIADDTVYTFVWLMETWFLAMGELAPQVILTDQNNAIKTAIAAVFPQTRHQFCLWHILEKIPQQLEYLSPWHDSFMEKFNKCIFRSSTEGEFEKRWWKLLDKFSLREVEWVRSLYEDRKYWVPTFVQAVSFAGLSTMLRSESVNSSFDKYVRWETSMREFVEQYKLILEDRYEEEAKADFDAWHETPELKSPSPFEKEMSLVYTHEIFKKFQVEVLGAAACHLKKEETEDETTITYTVKDFEDNQNYVVEWNEPRLEIRCSCHSFEYKGFLCRHAIVVLQMSGVFRIPPKYVLQRWTNAALSRHSISEKMDEVQTKVRRYNDLCRRAIILGEEGSLSEESYNMALCAIKDALKQCAFLNSSVQNGVNGVPTTLVATEEENRCSTASKDMVTDPHSTSIYRGSKIAEAGKQKETNESNAFKKGKLPQSGAVSIGLPDSFHLVEMCELGTSQSHNMAPVHLQNVVPTVFHNMCSAHFQNTAPTHLPR, via the exons ATGGATCCTAATGTCATCACAGGCAGCACCATTTTAGAACCTCGTGTTAATTTGGAATTTGAATCACATGAAACTGCTTATTCATTTTACAAAGAATATGCCAAATCTGTTGGGTTTGGTACTGCCAAATTGAGCAGCAGGAGGTCAAGGGCGACAAAGGAGTTTATCGATGCGAAATTCTCGTGCATTAGATATGGAAATAAACAGCAGTCTGATGATGCCATTAATCCACGACCATCTCCGAAAATTGGTTGCAAAGCAAGCATGCATGTGAAGAGAAGACCTAATGGAAAatggtatatatatagttttgtgaaGGAGCATAATCATGAACTCTTACCAGCCCAAGCTCACTTTTTCCGAAGCCACAGGGATGTTGATCCACTTAACAGTGATGCCAGAATACGGAGGCGAAAGCATTTGACTGCAGTGTCAAAATTATTTGGTGCATATCACAATGTTGATTGCTTGGATGGTTTTATGAGAAATCAGCATGATAAGGGACGGAGTTTGATTCTTGAACTCAGCGATGCCCAAACACTTCTCGAACTTTTTATCCATATGCAGGAAGAGAATCCAAAGTTTTTTTATGCTGTTGATATGAATGAAGATCACAAGTTGAGAAACTTGTTTTGGGTTGATGCAAAAGGCATAGAAGACTACAACAACTTTCATGATGTAGTTTGTTTTGATACTACATATTTCACAAATAAGTATAAAATTCCGCTGGTTCTCTTTATTGGAGTGAACCACCATATACAACCGACATTACTTGGTTGTGGATTGATTGCAGATGATACGGTTTATACCTTTGTTTGGTTAATGGAAACATGGTTTTTAGCAATGGGGGAGCTAGCTCCACAAGTGATACTCACCGATCAAAACAATGCCATAAAAACAGCTATTGCAGCAGTTTTTCCACAAACACGTCATCAATTTTGCTTGTGGCACATATTGGAGAAGATCCCTCAGCAGCTTGAGTACTTGAGCCCATGGCATGATAGTTTTATGGAAAAGTTTAATAAGTGTATTTTCAGATCATCCACCGAGGGAGAGTTTGAAAAGAGATGGTGGAAATTGCTTGACAAGTTTAGTCTCAGAGAGGTCGAATGGGTTCGATCATTATACGAAGATCGCAAATACTGGGTTCCTACTTTCGTGCAGGCTGTATCCTTTGCTGGTTTGTCTACAATGTTGCGGTCCGAAAGTGTGAATTCTTCATTTGACAAGTATGTACGATGGGAAACATCAATGAGAGAGTTTGTAGAGCAATACAAATTAATTCTAGAAGATAGGTATGAAGAGGAAGCAAAAGCAGATTTTGATGCATGGCATGAAACACCCGAGTTGAAGTCTCCATCGCCTTTTGAGAAAGAAATGTCACTTGTATACACACATGAAATTTTCAAGAAATTCCAAGTTGAGGTTTTAGGAGCAGCTGCTTGTCATCTTAAGAAAGAGGAAACTGAAGACGAGACAACCATAACTTATACTGTGAAGGACTTCGAAgataatcaaaattatgtggtgGAATGGAATGAGCCAAGATTGGAAATTCGTTGTTCGTGCCATTCTTTTGAATACAAAGGTTTTCTCTGCAGGCATGCTATTGTGGTTCTTCAAATGTCTGGTGTATTTAGAATCCCACCTAAATATGTATTACAGAGGTGGACAAATGCTGCTTTGAGCAGGCATTCCATCAGTGAAAAAATGGATGAGGTGCAGACCAAGGTCCGTCGTTATAATGATTTATGTCGACGAGCCATAATTTTGGGTGAAGAAGGTTCACTTTCTGAAGAGAGTTACAATATGGCATTATGTGCCATAAAAGATGCACTGAAGCAATGTGCATTTCTGAATAGCTCTGTTCAGAATGGTGTGAATGGTGTTCCTACTACCTTAGTTGCAACTGAGGAAGAAAATCGGTGCAGCACTGCGTCTAAAGACATGGTAACAGATCCTCACTCAACTAGTATTTACAGAGGTTCTAAGATAGCTGAAGCTGGAAAACAGAAGGAAACTAATGAAAGTAATGCCTTTAAAAAAGGAAAG CTACCTCAGTCTGGAGCTGTTAGCATTGGGCTTCCGGATAGCTTCCACCTAGTG